In a genomic window of Flavobacterium sp. KACC 22761:
- a CDS encoding sulfurtransferase — protein MSKLSSLINPEELLGLQNLPEFVLIDARAGLNAEENYKNEHLKNARYVDLNKDLATVDCNPKNGGRHPLPSLEKFSEVLSKTGISPESHVVIYDDKNGSNAASRFWWMLKSIGHEKVQVLNGGLQEAIKVGFPINSGSEQFEKSNYPVSNWKLAVADIEEVEKARKNDQNIVIDVRDKNRFDGLTEPLDLIAGHIPGAINIPFSENLDENGFYKSAEVLNEKYTAILGDINPENVIVHCGSGVTACHTLLAMDYAGIPIPKLYVGSWSEWSRNDREMATKK, from the coding sequence ATGTCTAAATTGTCATCTCTAATCAATCCAGAGGAATTACTTGGATTGCAAAATCTTCCTGAATTTGTTTTAATCGACGCCAGAGCCGGACTCAATGCGGAAGAAAATTATAAAAACGAACATTTAAAAAATGCACGTTACGTTGATTTGAACAAAGATTTGGCAACAGTCGATTGCAATCCGAAAAATGGTGGCAGACATCCGCTTCCATCTTTAGAAAAATTTTCAGAAGTACTCTCTAAAACAGGAATTTCACCAGAAAGTCATGTTGTTATTTATGATGACAAAAACGGTTCAAATGCGGCTTCGAGATTTTGGTGGATGCTGAAATCAATTGGACATGAAAAAGTTCAGGTTTTAAACGGCGGTTTGCAAGAAGCCATAAAAGTTGGTTTTCCGATAAATTCTGGAAGTGAACAATTTGAAAAAAGCAATTATCCCGTTTCAAATTGGAAATTGGCTGTCGCCGATATTGAAGAAGTCGAAAAAGCGCGTAAAAACGATCAAAACATCGTAATTGATGTTAGAGATAAAAATCGTTTTGATGGCTTAACAGAACCGCTGGATTTGATTGCAGGACACATTCCGGGCGCTATCAATATTCCGTTTAGTGAAAATTTAGATGAAAACGGATTTTATAAATCGGCAGAGGTTTTAAATGAAAAATATACAGCCATTTTAGGCGACATCAATCCTGAAAATGTAATTGTGCACTGTGGTTCTGGCGTAACGGCCTGCCACACTTTACTTGCAATGGATTACGCAGGAATTCCAATTCCGAAACTTTATGTTGGTTCATGGAGCGAATGGTCGAGAAATGATCGCGAAATGGCAACAAAAAAATAG
- a CDS encoding PASTA domain-containing protein, whose product MSLRKYLTSRVFFLQLLSAAAIIAVLGYLFMHWLTFTTDHGHEIAVPNLSKLTEEQVEEKLDELDLDYVLLDSVDYRSEYPKFSVVEQDPLPGTMVKVGRKIYIKINASGFSSVKIPDLIEKTYREAVPTLKALGLEPGTITYIPNLGKDMVLEMRYKGRNLKVGDRVLKASKIDLVLGDGKASYVDDSQADSTATEPVETPKDEQ is encoded by the coding sequence ATGAGTTTACGTAAGTATTTAACTAGTCGCGTATTTTTTTTACAATTGTTAAGTGCGGCAGCTATCATTGCAGTTTTGGGTTATTTGTTTATGCATTGGTTGACTTTTACAACTGATCACGGACATGAAATTGCGGTTCCGAATTTATCTAAATTGACAGAAGAGCAAGTTGAGGAAAAACTTGATGAGTTGGACTTAGATTATGTGCTTTTGGATAGTGTTGATTACCGAAGTGAATATCCGAAATTTAGCGTTGTTGAGCAAGATCCTTTGCCGGGAACGATGGTTAAAGTAGGTAGAAAAATATATATCAAAATTAATGCATCGGGATTTTCATCTGTTAAAATTCCGGATTTAATCGAGAAAACATATCGTGAAGCGGTTCCAACATTGAAAGCTTTAGGACTTGAGCCAGGAACTATTACTTATATTCCGAATCTTGGAAAAGATATGGTTTTGGAAATGCGTTACAAAGGAAGAAATTTAAAAGTAGGAGACCGCGTATTGAAAGCGTCTAAAATTGATTTGGTTTTAGGTGATGGAAAAGCGAGTTATGTAGATGATAGTCAGGCAGACAGTACTGCAACTGAGCCTGTAGAAACCCCAAAAGATGAGCAATAA
- a CDS encoding ATP-binding cassette domain-containing protein: MQHWDILLSNQVNKKKLIDNILNGEAIGELAVFNTQKGILFSDIAIEKFIEKEFQYDSVEASPESHRQLRTFSSGERKKEFLKYCINQKPDFIIFDNPFDHLDQASRVVLADSLKDLTNNIAIIQLLNRTVDVLEFVPNKAQIKDNTFELHPFVKNENHFKTLNSTAIPKATEVHTFPENELIRLKNVSVSYDERKILNDISWTIKQGEFWQLIGPNGSGKSTILSLITGDNPKGFGQNLYLFGRKKGTGESVWDIKKQIGIYTTAMMDLFQKGHTLEQMILSGFFDQIGLYTEPTTHQKNIVTQWLEVIEMTHLRKKRFIDLSIGQQRVALIVRAVLKHPPLLILDEPVEGLDDENVDLVIQLINTIKQETNVSIIYVSHRIEQGLAPTSVFELLPSETGSIGKIKYHSELN; the protein is encoded by the coding sequence ATGCAACACTGGGATATACTTTTATCAAATCAGGTAAATAAAAAAAAACTAATAGACAACATATTAAACGGTGAAGCAATTGGAGAATTAGCTGTTTTTAATACCCAAAAAGGAATACTGTTTTCTGATATCGCGATTGAAAAATTCATTGAAAAAGAGTTTCAATATGACAGCGTAGAAGCTTCACCAGAATCGCACAGGCAACTTCGAACTTTTTCGTCTGGCGAACGCAAAAAAGAGTTTTTAAAATACTGCATCAATCAAAAGCCCGATTTTATCATTTTCGACAATCCTTTTGATCATTTAGATCAGGCTTCAAGAGTAGTTTTAGCTGATTCCTTAAAAGATCTCACAAATAACATTGCAATTATCCAGCTCTTAAACCGTACTGTTGATGTACTTGAATTTGTTCCAAACAAAGCTCAAATCAAAGACAATACTTTCGAACTCCATCCATTTGTAAAAAACGAAAATCATTTCAAAACCTTAAATTCAACCGCAATTCCAAAAGCCACAGAAGTTCATACTTTTCCTGAAAATGAATTAATAAGACTGAAAAATGTTTCTGTAAGTTATGACGAAAGAAAGATTCTCAATGACATTTCGTGGACAATCAAACAAGGAGAATTTTGGCAATTAATTGGCCCAAACGGTTCTGGAAAAAGCACCATTTTATCTTTGATCACAGGAGATAATCCAAAAGGTTTTGGGCAAAATTTATATTTATTTGGAAGAAAAAAAGGAACTGGAGAAAGTGTTTGGGACATCAAAAAACAAATCGGTATTTATACTACTGCTATGATGGATTTGTTTCAAAAAGGCCATACTTTGGAACAAATGATTTTATCAGGTTTCTTTGACCAAATCGGACTTTATACAGAACCCACAACACATCAAAAAAACATCGTAACACAATGGCTAGAAGTGATTGAAATGACACATCTAAGAAAAAAGCGTTTCATCGATCTTTCAATTGGCCAGCAAAGAGTTGCCTTAATTGTTCGCGCTGTTTTAAAACATCCGCCATTATTGATTTTAGATGAACCCGTAGAAGGTTTAGATGACGAGAATGTAGATTTGGTTATTCAATTAATTAATACTATCAAACAAGAAACAAATGTGAGTATTATTTATGTTTCCCACCGAATCGAACAAGGCCTTGCTCCTACTTCTGTTTTCGAGCTTTTGCCTTCAGAAACAGGCTCAATTGGAAAAATAAAATACCACTCAGAATTGAATTAG
- a CDS encoding zinc-ribbon domain-containing protein, with amino-acid sequence MIFYGTKSKHIKNDRITNVDCPDCNATVSMNYSLYEKYAHIYWIPFFPIKKLTFAECNSCKKTFEQKEFPAPIKQKIQHSIGRISSPLWMYSGIFIIAGLFLFGMYSTVQKGKDNIAYIESPKIGDVYSIDNANGFYSTMKLTEISKDSLTLLLNDMEVDKKTGIDKIDLEKNYRDKKIIAKKDLQKLFKENKIYEVVRH; translated from the coding sequence ATGATTTTTTACGGAACCAAATCAAAACACATTAAAAACGACCGAATTACCAATGTAGATTGTCCAGATTGCAACGCTACAGTTTCCATGAACTACAGTTTATATGAAAAATATGCGCACATTTACTGGATACCTTTTTTTCCAATTAAAAAATTAACTTTCGCCGAATGCAACTCGTGCAAAAAGACATTTGAACAAAAAGAATTTCCAGCACCTATTAAACAAAAAATACAACACTCAATTGGAAGAATCAGTAGCCCGCTTTGGATGTATTCAGGAATTTTTATTATAGCTGGTCTTTTTCTATTTGGAATGTATAGTACGGTACAAAAAGGAAAAGATAATATCGCTTACATTGAAAGTCCAAAAATTGGAGATGTTTACAGCATCGACAATGCAAATGGTTTTTATTCTACGATGAAATTGACTGAAATTTCAAAAGACAGTTTGACTTTGTTGCTGAACGATATGGAAGTGGATAAGAAAACTGGAATTGATAAAATTGACCTGGAAAAAAATTACAGAGATAAAAAAATTATAGCAAAAAAAGATTTACAAAAACTTTTTAAAGAAAATAAAATTTACGAGGTAGTGAGACATTAA
- a CDS encoding RluA family pseudouridine synthase: protein MSNNIEENLDLEDELFEHYRFEVPKGQAFLRIDKYLMYLIPNATRNKIQNAATNGNIFVNDIPVKSNYKVKPFDVITVMLSHPPFENRVDPEDIPLDIVYEDDALLLINKPPGLVVHPGHGNYTGTLVNALAFHFENLPMNSSERPGLVHRIDKDTSGLLVVAKTEAAMTHLAKQFEAKTTEREYIALVWGNVAADSGTIEGNLARHLKDRMQMAVFDDPEIGKPAITHYKVLERFGYVTLVSCKLETGRTHQIRAHMKHIGHPLFNDERYGGHLILKGTTFTKYKQFIENCFKALPRQALHAKTLGFVHPNTGEMMRFDTELPQDFKDCIEKWQNYVKSHNTDDEGN, encoded by the coding sequence ATGAGCAATAATATTGAAGAAAACTTAGATCTGGAAGACGAATTATTCGAACATTACAGATTTGAAGTGCCTAAAGGTCAAGCGTTTTTGCGTATTGACAAATATTTAATGTATTTGATTCCGAATGCCACGCGAAATAAAATTCAGAACGCGGCAACAAATGGGAATATTTTTGTGAATGATATTCCGGTAAAATCAAATTACAAAGTAAAACCTTTTGATGTGATAACGGTAATGTTGTCGCATCCGCCATTTGAAAATAGAGTTGATCCCGAAGATATTCCGCTGGATATTGTTTATGAAGATGATGCACTTTTGCTGATCAATAAACCACCCGGATTGGTTGTTCACCCAGGTCATGGCAATTATACCGGAACTTTGGTGAATGCGTTGGCATTTCATTTTGAAAATTTGCCAATGAACAGCAGCGAACGCCCAGGTTTGGTTCACAGAATCGATAAAGATACGTCTGGACTTTTGGTTGTGGCCAAAACTGAAGCGGCAATGACGCATTTAGCCAAACAATTTGAAGCTAAAACAACAGAACGTGAATATATTGCTCTAGTTTGGGGAAATGTTGCGGCTGACAGCGGTACAATTGAAGGAAACTTGGCAAGACATTTAAAAGACCGCATGCAAATGGCTGTTTTTGATGATCCTGAAATTGGAAAACCTGCTATTACGCATTATAAAGTTTTGGAACGTTTTGGTTATGTAACTTTGGTTTCGTGCAAACTAGAAACTGGAAGAACGCACCAGATTCGTGCGCACATGAAACACATCGGGCATCCGTTGTTCAATGATGAGCGTTACGGCGGACATTTGATTTTGAAAGGAACGACTTTTACAAAATACAAACAGTTTATCGAAAACTGTTTTAAAGCATTGCCACGTCAGGCGCTGCATGCTAAAACGCTTGGTTTTGTTCATCCAAATACTGGTGAAATGATGCGTTTTGATACTGAACTTCCTCAAGATTTTAAGGATTGTATCGAGAAATGGCAAAATTATGTGAAATCGCATAATACTGACGATGAAGGGAATTAG
- a CDS encoding DUF1398 domain-containing protein has translation MFTIEQIKEAHAKVKSGADFPNYIQDLIILGVKGYDTYVNDGHAEYFGVNNYSVSSDEKYSTIPVASSVNKELFIEFLVKHQHGETDYLTFCNHCGQCGIAKWRVDIIEMTCTYFDSANNEILIEKIPS, from the coding sequence ATGTTTACAATCGAACAAATAAAAGAAGCACATGCTAAAGTAAAAAGCGGAGCAGATTTTCCAAATTATATACAAGACTTGATTATTCTAGGCGTAAAAGGCTATGACACTTATGTGAATGATGGCCACGCAGAATATTTTGGTGTGAATAATTATTCTGTTTCTTCAGATGAAAAATACAGCACCATTCCTGTTGCTTCATCAGTTAACAAAGAACTTTTCATCGAATTTTTGGTAAAGCACCAGCACGGAGAAACCGATTATCTAACTTTCTGCAATCATTGCGGACAATGTGGAATAGCAAAGTGGCGCGTTGATATTATCGAAATGACATGCACCTATTTTGACAGTGCCAACAACGAAATTTTAATCGAAAAGATTCCAAGCTAA
- a CDS encoding PhnA domain-containing protein, which translates to MSIERELSKRSGSKCELCGAEENLKVYQVLPTQKGGIDEAIFACNTCIDQIENPDNVDLNHWRCLNDSMWNENIPVQVVAWRMLSRMRAAGWPQELLDMMYLDEDTLAWAQATGEGEDDENKLVHRDSNGVVLQHGDSVVLIKDLKVKGSSMVAKQGTAVRNIRLDHENAEYIEGKVDGQQIVIITQYVKKI; encoded by the coding sequence ATGAGCATCGAGAGAGAATTAAGCAAACGAAGCGGATCTAAATGTGAACTTTGTGGCGCCGAGGAAAACCTAAAAGTATATCAAGTACTGCCAACTCAAAAAGGCGGAATTGATGAAGCAATATTTGCCTGCAATACCTGTATTGACCAAATTGAAAACCCAGACAATGTCGATTTAAACCATTGGAGATGTTTAAACGACAGCATGTGGAATGAAAATATTCCGGTTCAAGTGGTAGCATGGAGAATGTTAAGCAGAATGCGTGCCGCAGGCTGGCCTCAGGAATTGCTTGACATGATGTACTTAGATGAAGACACACTGGCTTGGGCCCAAGCAACTGGCGAAGGCGAAGACGACGAAAACAAACTCGTTCACCGCGACAGCAATGGCGTTGTTTTGCAACATGGAGATTCGGTTGTTTTAATTAAAGATCTTAAGGTAAAAGGCTCAAGCATGGTTGCCAAACAAGGAACTGCGGTTAGAAACATTCGTTTAGACCACGAAAATGCAGAATACATCGAAGGGAAAGTTGATGGGCAACAAATTGTGATTATTACACAGTATGTAAAGAAAATATAG
- the coaD gene encoding pantetheine-phosphate adenylyltransferase: MRKAIFPGSFDPITLGHEDIIKRGISLFDEIVIAIGVNAEKKYMFSLEERKRFIEETFKDEPKISVITYEGLTIDLAKKEKAHFILRGLRNPADFEFEKAIAHTNRKLSKIETVFLLTAASTSFISSSIVRDVLRNGGEYEMLVPEAVRAKK; encoded by the coding sequence ATGCGAAAAGCCATATTTCCAGGATCGTTCGACCCCATTACACTCGGACATGAAGACATCATCAAAAGAGGAATTTCATTATTTGATGAAATCGTAATTGCGATTGGTGTAAATGCCGAAAAAAAATACATGTTTTCATTAGAAGAAAGAAAACGTTTCATTGAAGAAACCTTCAAAGACGAACCAAAAATTTCGGTAATAACTTATGAAGGACTAACTATTGATTTAGCAAAAAAAGAAAAAGCACATTTTATTTTAAGAGGTTTGCGCAACCCAGCCGATTTTGAATTTGAAAAAGCCATTGCCCACACCAATAGAAAACTTTCAAAAATTGAAACTGTATTTTTATTGACTGCCGCAAGTACTTCTTTTATCAGTTCAAGTATTGTGCGTGATGTATTGCGAAATGGCGGCGAATATGAGATGCTGGTTCCAGAGGCGGTAAGAGCTAAGAAATAA
- a CDS encoding DUF1203 domain-containing protein → MKANFKILPLNHDEFLGLFELTDLELEKIGAIKMTVDKFPGFPCRVSLEDAEIGEEVILLPYKHHKTNSPYQASGPIFIRKRASTPLFKNNEIPTMLNHRLLSLRGYDKNGIMKEAVVIEGNTLKEQIFKSFENEKIDYIHIHNAKPGCYNCLVERVK, encoded by the coding sequence ATGAAAGCAAATTTTAAAATTCTTCCTTTAAATCATGATGAATTTTTAGGATTATTTGAATTAACTGATTTAGAACTAGAAAAAATCGGTGCAATTAAAATGACAGTTGATAAATTTCCGGGGTTTCCTTGTAGAGTAAGTCTAGAAGATGCAGAAATAGGAGAAGAAGTAATTCTCTTGCCCTATAAGCATCACAAAACAAACTCACCTTATCAAGCCAGCGGACCGATTTTTATTCGAAAAAGAGCCAGTACGCCACTATTTAAAAACAACGAAATACCAACAATGCTAAATCATAGGTTACTTTCACTCCGTGGTTATGACAAAAACGGCATAATGAAGGAAGCAGTTGTAATAGAAGGAAATACTCTTAAAGAACAGATTTTTAAATCTTTTGAAAACGAAAAAATAGATTACATCCACATTCACAATGCAAAACCTGGCTGTTACAACTGTCTAGTTGAAAGAGTAAAATGA
- a CDS encoding ThuA domain-containing protein codes for MKIFKKINSAFKTNILIALLLVCFTGFSQHKKDKTKFKVIAFYTAKNDQAHISFVHEANKWFPKVAEENHFEYDSTSNWDNLNAKFLAKYQVVLFLDTRPETPAQREAFQKYMENGGGFIGFHFSAFALNDSSYPQNWDWYHNTFLGSGEYGSNTWRPTSAILRVENQDPITKNIPKTFKSQPNEWYRWSNDLTKNPDIKILLAIDESSFPLGTGPKAHEIWHSGYYPVVWTNKKYKMLYINMGHNDIDYEGKTNKTLSYTCENKTQNKLILNALQLFGKSKK; via the coding sequence ATGAAGATTTTCAAGAAAATAAATTCAGCTTTCAAAACAAATATTTTAATTGCTCTTTTGTTGGTTTGCTTTACAGGCTTTTCACAACATAAAAAAGATAAAACTAAGTTTAAGGTAATTGCTTTTTACACCGCCAAAAATGATCAGGCACACATTAGCTTTGTTCACGAAGCCAATAAATGGTTTCCAAAAGTTGCTGAAGAAAATCATTTTGAATACGATTCTACAAGCAATTGGGACAATTTGAATGCAAAATTTTTAGCAAAATATCAAGTTGTATTGTTTTTAGACACAAGACCAGAAACTCCGGCACAACGTGAAGCTTTCCAAAAATATATGGAAAACGGCGGTGGATTTATCGGGTTTCACTTTTCGGCTTTTGCTTTGAATGATTCTTCATATCCTCAAAACTGGGATTGGTATCACAATACTTTTTTAGGTTCTGGCGAATACGGAAGCAATACTTGGCGACCAACATCGGCTATTTTGAGAGTTGAAAATCAAGATCCTATAACTAAAAATATTCCGAAAACCTTTAAATCGCAACCGAATGAATGGTACCGATGGAGCAATGATTTAACAAAAAATCCAGACATCAAAATCCTTTTGGCGATCGATGAAAGCAGTTTTCCTTTAGGAACTGGCCCAAAAGCACATGAAATCTGGCACAGCGGGTATTATCCAGTAGTTTGGACCAATAAAAAATACAAAATGCTCTATATAAATATGGGACATAACGATATTGATTATGAAGGCAAAACCAATAAAACCCTTTCGTATACATGTGAAAATAAAACACAAAACAAATTGATTTTAAATGCTTTACAGTTATTTGGAAAATCAAAAAAATAA
- a CDS encoding alpha/beta hydrolase has translation MKIAKLLLFLFPFLASSQDVNIKSLDINLTNYEYPFPVHFLELNNQRQYMQMFYMDVVPENYNNKNIVLLHGKNFNGAYWETTIKALNAAGYRVIVPDQIGFGKSSKPDNFQYTFQQLAENTKKLLDHLGIGKATILGHSMGGMLATRFALMYPEMTEKLVLENPIGLEDWKLVVPYKPVDWWYESEQKQNFQSIKNYQMANYYNGKWNADYQKWAELGAGWTADPEYDKVAWNSALLYEMIFTQPVLYEFKNIQVPTLLIIGTRDKTALGKPLVSQDIQATMGNYAELGKRTQKAIPNSKLVEIPNTGHLPHIESFDQFIKPLIVFLKE, from the coding sequence ATGAAAATTGCAAAGCTTTTATTGTTCTTGTTTCCTTTTTTGGCCTCTTCGCAAGATGTCAACATCAAGTCTCTAGATATTAATTTGACCAATTACGAATATCCATTTCCCGTTCATTTTTTGGAGTTAAACAATCAGCGTCAATACATGCAAATGTTTTATATGGATGTGGTTCCAGAAAATTACAACAACAAAAATATTGTTCTGCTTCACGGAAAAAACTTTAACGGAGCTTATTGGGAAACTACCATAAAAGCATTAAATGCGGCAGGTTATCGTGTAATTGTTCCGGATCAAATTGGTTTTGGAAAATCATCAAAACCAGATAATTTTCAATATACTTTTCAGCAATTGGCAGAAAACACTAAAAAATTATTGGATCATCTCGGAATCGGAAAAGCTACCATCCTCGGCCATTCAATGGGTGGTATGCTCGCGACGAGATTTGCTTTGATGTATCCTGAAATGACCGAAAAATTAGTTCTCGAAAATCCAATTGGCTTGGAAGATTGGAAATTAGTCGTTCCATACAAACCTGTTGATTGGTGGTACGAATCGGAGCAAAAGCAAAACTTTCAATCCATAAAAAATTACCAAATGGCCAATTATTATAATGGAAAATGGAATGCCGATTACCAAAAATGGGCCGAACTCGGCGCAGGTTGGACAGCCGATCCTGAATACGATAAGGTAGCTTGGAATTCGGCACTTTTGTATGAAATGATTTTCACACAACCTGTTTTATACGAATTCAAAAACATCCAGGTTCCAACTCTTTTGATTATTGGAACAAGAGACAAAACGGCTTTAGGAAAACCTTTAGTTTCTCAAGATATTCAAGCGACAATGGGAAATTACGCCGAATTAGGCAAACGAACCCAAAAAGCAATTCCGAATTCAAAACTGGTTGAGATTCCAAATACAGGACATTTGCCACATATTGAATCTTTTGACCAATTTATAAAACCATTAATCGTATTTTTGAAAGAATAA
- a CDS encoding acyl-CoA thioesterase, whose protein sequence is MASFIKEISFRWSDLDPNFHVRHSAYYDFGAQHRIEILEELGLTLKVMQTQGFGPVLFREECVFRKELKLSDKIFIHTKTSKMKADASRWSIIHEFRREDDTLCATITVDGAWMDTKLRKLASPTPEIAIEALSIFPKSDDFVGL, encoded by the coding sequence ATGGCTTCATTTATTAAAGAAATTTCTTTTCGCTGGTCAGATTTAGACCCAAATTTTCACGTTCGTCATAGCGCTTACTACGATTTTGGTGCGCAGCATCGTATTGAAATTCTTGAAGAACTTGGTTTGACCTTGAAAGTGATGCAGACACAAGGTTTTGGCCCTGTTTTATTTAGGGAAGAATGCGTTTTCAGAAAAGAATTAAAACTTTCAGACAAAATATTCATTCATACCAAAACATCAAAAATGAAAGCCGATGCTTCGCGCTGGTCAATCATTCACGAGTTTAGAAGAGAAGATGATACACTTTGTGCAACCATTACCGTTGACGGTGCTTGGATGGACACAAAACTTAGAAAACTAGCTTCGCCAACGCCTGAAATTGCAATTGAAGCATTGAGCATTTTCCCAAAAAGCGATGATTTTGTGGGACTATAA
- a CDS encoding D-alanine--D-alanine ligase, giving the protein MKNIAIIMGGYSSEYKISLISGNVVYQYLDKTKYNGFRIHIFKEKWVYVDANDAEFPIDRNDFSVTVNGEKITFDCVFNAIHGTPGEDGLMQAYFELIGLPQSSCDYYQSALTFNKRDLLSVLKPYGIKTAISYYLNKGDEINTAEIVKKVGLPCFVKPNKAGSSFGISKVKTEAELPIAIEVAYKEDNEIIIESFLDGTEVSVGVINYKGEIKVLPITEIVSDNDFFDYEAKYEGKSQEITPARISDELTQKVGETAKRAYEVLKMKGFSRSEFIIVDNEPYMLEMNTIPGLTTESLIPQQAKAAGISLEDLFTNAIELALA; this is encoded by the coding sequence ATGAAAAACATTGCCATCATCATGGGCGGATATTCAAGCGAATACAAAATTTCGCTTATCAGCGGAAACGTTGTTTACCAATATCTTGACAAAACAAAATACAACGGATTCCGAATTCATATTTTCAAAGAAAAATGGGTTTATGTAGATGCCAACGACGCCGAATTTCCAATTGACAGAAATGATTTTTCTGTAACGGTAAACGGGGAAAAAATCACTTTTGATTGTGTTTTCAACGCCATTCACGGAACTCCAGGCGAAGACGGATTAATGCAAGCTTATTTTGAATTAATTGGTTTGCCACAATCATCTTGCGATTATTACCAATCGGCATTGACTTTCAATAAAAGAGATTTATTATCGGTTTTAAAGCCATACGGAATCAAAACGGCAATTTCGTATTACTTAAATAAAGGCGACGAAATCAATACAGCCGAAATTGTTAAAAAAGTTGGTTTGCCATGTTTCGTAAAACCAAACAAAGCAGGTTCAAGTTTCGGAATTTCAAAAGTAAAAACAGAGGCTGAACTTCCAATTGCAATCGAAGTAGCTTACAAAGAAGACAACGAAATCATCATCGAAAGTTTCCTTGACGGAACTGAGGTTTCTGTTGGCGTAATCAACTATAAAGGCGAAATCAAAGTATTGCCTATTACAGAAATCGTTTCTGACAATGATTTCTTCGACTATGAAGCTAAATACGAAGGAAAATCACAAGAAATTACACCGGCAAGAATTTCTGACGAACTGACACAAAAAGTTGGAGAAACAGCAAAACGCGCTTACGAAGTCTTAAAAATGAAAGGTTTCTCAAGAAGCGAATTCATTATTGTTGACAACGAGCCTTATATGCTTGAAATGAACACCATTCCAGGTTTAACAACCGAAAGTTTGATTCCGCAACAAGCAAAAGCAGCAGGAATTTCTCTAGAAGATTTATTTACAAATGCTATTGAGCTGGCTTTAGCCTAG
- a CDS encoding mechanosensitive ion channel family protein encodes MIDYLKDFRIGVFIAIIAVTTIILGAITDKVLRYFLYRKLTNKEYDPTGFRFLKHLIITVIYILGFAFALIQIPEFKIIGHSVLAGAGVISIVAGLASQQALSNIVSGIFLVIFKPFRINDKITINNFVGTVEDINLRQVVLKDAENNRIIIPNSVISAQIIINTNMHDTKCCKIIEIGIGYDSDVEKALEIMKDEIAKHPFFIDTRTAEAKKQNTPLVVARVVALADSSVNLKAWAWAKNSTDGFVMYCDLLQSIKKRFDEAKIDIPYPQRVVTIKQ; translated from the coding sequence ATGATTGATTATTTAAAAGATTTTAGAATTGGCGTTTTTATTGCTATTATAGCCGTTACAACAATTATTCTTGGCGCAATTACAGATAAAGTGCTTCGTTATTTTTTGTACCGAAAACTAACTAATAAAGAATATGATCCAACCGGGTTTAGATTCTTAAAACACTTGATCATAACCGTAATTTATATCTTAGGATTTGCCTTTGCTTTAATCCAAATTCCAGAATTTAAAATCATTGGACATTCTGTTTTGGCTGGCGCCGGCGTAATTTCTATTGTCGCTGGTCTCGCTTCACAACAAGCGTTAAGCAATATTGTAAGCGGTATTTTTTTAGTGATTTTTAAGCCGTTTCGCATCAATGACAAAATTACCATCAACAATTTTGTTGGAACAGTTGAAGATATCAATTTAAGACAAGTAGTCCTTAAAGATGCCGAAAACAACCGAATTATTATTCCGAATTCTGTAATTAGCGCTCAAATTATTATAAACACGAACATGCATGACACAAAATGCTGTAAAATAATCGAAATCGGAATCGGTTATGATTCTGATGTCGAAAAAGCATTGGAAATTATGAAAGATGAAATCGCAAAACATCCATTTTTTATAGACACCAGAACTGCCGAAGCCAAAAAACAAAACACACCGCTGGTTGTGGCTCGCGTTGTAGCATTGGCAGATTCTAGCGTAAATTTAAAAGCGTGGGCTTGGGCAAAAAACTCTACAGACGGATTTGTAATGTATTGCGATTTGCTGCAAAGCATTAAAAAACGTTTTGACGAAGCCAAAATCGATATTCCTTATCCACAAAGAGTAGTGACAATCAAGCAGTAA